One part of the Odontesthes bonariensis isolate fOdoBon6 chromosome 13, fOdoBon6.hap1, whole genome shotgun sequence genome encodes these proteins:
- the npas4a gene encoding neuronal PAS domain-containing protein 4A — translation MYRSTKGASKARRDQINAEIRNLKDLLPISDADKARLSYLHIMSLACMYTRKSVFFTQEAGAAASQEEIARFLSFHELSELMQALPGFLMLLTGDGKLLYLSDSVSEHLGHSMVDLVSQGDSVYDIIDASDHFIMKSNLSTSTSLEMDRLFRCHFNTSKSVRRQSAGNKLVLIRARCLSPPTAPAAGSYWTSNPVWVCFCSPLEAQLTCSSPGAERESTSTPSLTETNLFLACFQSQHGRDMRLQTAQDSVSAYLGFDVTALRARSWYSLLHPQDLSHASAQHRSLLREGGEGRAEMVVRVQALDQSWVWLYMVLQLQPGEIPISSNNYIISDSEAWSVRQQLSSEQNQLTLVLSAGASQQESLSLQSPETLSSPDQVFTPGSSGLSAQSFDFSTAGCSVGSSDEPGSSVTEPMQLEGDPRSSISSLEEESFFQQHPTETPSAASSPTPVTVETVADLDFLTQNILLPPSFQLDPALPALPLPLPPIPTSQAQQTKEFVCTPPYTPQIGGASFPFSEPLFSFDPTGTTTPPPSATTATTTTSLAPSASSTAPPTTASSPAPPTTLSTKLPLVLPTPSTDLLFPVEHCSGSLYEKLPPTPDSPGDGDCTVMTLPEVRGPLYVDVPLGPLQCPPEGLLTPEASPGKQPCISFFSLEREKERAEISLLAQHISSLAEGFYLDPLLSKLSPPSFSPSSSPPSPFLSPAAEPADSVHMLREFYPIKGWRGLDVPLFLDDDDSLFEESILETLLQDDFAPPQMPGLSSPSLSTSPVPDPFSPTSPQTPVCWLQPSQFEGVGHICSVQSAQCNSMAGCGATVAAEAGVKVEGEGLVEEAMEIEVVSSPVSSCSSIPASPPLILTASPSPTISTPIASPTPAVSCTQSLLEELAVLEPMFGAGASIAPGLGQQPELYQLQCHPSPQCFHKDGSGSVPPF, via the exons ATGTATCGCTCAACCAAAGGAGCATCCAAGGCTCGACGGGACCAGATCAACGCCGAGATCCGGAACCTGAAGGACTTGTTGCCGATATCTGATGCAGATAAAGCGCGGCTCTCATACCTGCACATCATGTCACTCGCCTGCATGTACACCAGGAAATCTGTCTTCTTCACTCAAG AAGCGGGAGCTGCTGCTAGTCAAGAGGAAATCGCAAGGTTTCTGTCTTTTCACGAGCTGTCGGAGTTGATGCAGGCGCTGCCGGGATTTCTGATGCTGCTGACTGGAGATGGGAAGCTCCTGTACCTGTCAGACAGCGTCTCCGAGCACCTTGGACATTCCATG GTGGATCTTGTGTCACAAGGCGACAGTGTTTATGATATCATCGACGCCTCAGACCACTTCATCATGAAGAGCAATCTGTCAACCTCTACGTCCCTTGAGATGG ACCGTCTCTTCCGCTGTCATTTCAACACCTCCAAATCCGTGCGGAGGCAGAGTGCTGGAAACAAACTGGTTCTGATCCGAGCTCGCTGCCTCTCTCCCCCCACCGCCCCCGCGGCCGGGTCGTACTGGACCTCCAAccctgtgtgggtgtgtttctgctctcctctggaggcacaactgacATGCTCCAGCCCGGGAGCAGAGAGGGAGTCGACCTCCACCCCATCACTGACTGAGACCAACTTGTTCCTGGCTTGCTTCCAGTCCCAGCATGGCCGCGACATGAGGCTACAGACAGCACAGGACAG TGTGAGCGCCTATCTCGGCTTTGATGTGACAGCTTTACGCGCTCGCTCCTGGTACAGCCTCCTCCACCCACAGGATCTGTCACATGCCTCTGCTCAGCACCGTAGCCTAT tgagagaaggaggagaaggcaGAGCTGAAATGGTGGTGCGAGTCCAGGCTCTGGACCAGTCGTGGGTTTGGCTCTACATGGTTCTTCAATTGCAGCCTGGAGAAATCCCCATCAGCAGCAACAACTACATCATTAG TGACTCCGAGGCCTGGTCAGTGCGTCAGCAACTCAGCTCAGAGCAGAACCAGCTGACCCTGGTCCTGAGTGCTGGTGCCTCTCAGCAAGAGAGTCTGAGTCTGCAGTCCCCAGAGACTCTTTCCAGCCCCGACCAGGTGTTCACACCAGGCAGCAGTGGCCTGTCCGCCCAGTCCTTTGACTTCAGCACTGCTGGCTGCAGCGTCGGCTCTTCTGATGAACCTGGGAGCTCTGTTACAGAGCCCATGCAGCTGGAAGGTGACCCTCGCTCCAGCATCTCCTCTCTGGAGGAGGAGAGCTTCTTTCAGCAGCATCCTACTGAAACCCCCTCAGCTGCCTCCTCTCCCACTCCAGTCACAGTTGAAACAGTAGCAGACTTAGACTTTTTGACCCAAAATATTCTCTTGCCACCCTCTTTCCAGCTCGACCCTGCTTTGCCAGCTCTCCCCCTTCCTCTTCCCCCTATCCCCACCTCTCAAGCTCAGCAGACCAAAGAGTTTGTGTGCACTCCCCCTTACACCCCCCAGATTGGTGGGGCTAGTTTCCCATTCAGTGAACCCCTTTTCAGCTTTGACCCGACAGGCACTACCACTCCTCCACCCTCTGCTACAACTGCTACCACCACTACTTCCTTGGCCCCCTCAGCATCCTCCACAGCCCCACCAACTACAGCCTCAAGCCCTGCTCCTCCCACCACCCTTTCCACCAAGCTCCCCCTGGTGCTTCCAACTCCATCTACTgacctcctcttccccgttgaaCACTGCAGTGGCTCCCTGTATGAGAAACTGCCCCCTACACCTGACAGCCCCGGAGACGGGGACTGCACAGTGATGACCCTGCCTGAGGTACGAGGTCCACTGTATGTAGACGTACCACTGGGGCCTCTCCAGTGTCCCCCTGAAGGCCTCCTCACCCCTGAGGCGTCGCCTGGTAAACAGCCCTGcatctccttcttctctcttgAGAGGGAAAAAGAGAGGGCAGAAATATCCCTCTTAGCTCAACACATCAGCTCACTGGCTGAGGGATTCTACCTGGACCCACTCTTGTCCAAGCTCTCTCCTCCTTCATTTTCACCCTCATCCTCTCCTCCATCCCCGTTCTTGTCTCCGGCCGCAGAACCTGCTGATTCAGTCCACATGCTTAGGGAGTTTTATCCCATCAAAGGATGGAGAGGTCTGGATGTTCCCCTCTTCCTTGACGATGATGATTCTCTGTTTGAAGAGAGCATCTTAGAAACCCTTCTGCAAGACGACTTTGCTCCTCCCCAGATGCCCGGCCTCTCCTCCCCTTCCCTCTCAACTTCCCCAGTGCCCGATCCCTTTAGCCCAACCTCTCCTCAAACCCCAGTGTGCTGGCTACAACCCTCCCAGTTTGAGGGAGTGGGCCACATCTGTAGCGTCCAATCGGCGCAATGTAACTCCATGGCTGGGTGCGGGGCGACTGTGGCTGCTGAGGCCGGGGTAAAGGTGGAAGGGGAGGGGCTAGTGGAGGAAGCAATGGAGATCGAGGTGGTGTCATCTCCTGTGTCCTCTTGCTCCTCCATCCCAGCTTCACCTCCCCTCATCCTCACTGCCTCCCCGAGCCCCACCATCTCCACACCCATCGCCTCGCCCACGCCCGCCGTGTCTTGCACTCAGTCCCTCCTGGAGGAACTGGCCGTCCTGGAACCCATGTTTGGGGCAGGTGCCTCGATCGCCCCTGGCTTAGGGCAACAACCTGAGTTGTATCAACTCCAATGTCATCCATCGCCACAGTGCTTCCACAAAG ATGGGAGTGGAAGTGTTCCTCCGTTCTAA
- the efemp2a gene encoding EGF-containing fibulin-like extracellular matrix protein 2a: MQGVCVSILCVCICVSVLLRSAISQSHRETDTYTECTDGYHWDPHTEHCKDINECETIPDACKGDMKCFNHYGGYLCLPRSASVIPAPEPPISPTEAFNPCPPGYEPLGDSCVDVDECERDEHDCQPSQQCINALGAFTCQCPDGYRKVGTECIDIDECRYRYCQHRCVNVPGSFSCQCEPGFQLAGNNRSCIDVNECDMGAPCSQRCYNTYGTFLCRCDQGYELGSDGFACNDIDECSYSSYLCPYQCVNEPGKFSCVCPEGYQLHGTRMCQDINECETGEHQCTEAQTCVNIHGRYQCVDNNRCQDPYVQVSDNRCVCPVNKPACRELPFSVVHRYMSITSERSVPSDIFQIQATSVSAGAYNTFRIRTGDENGDFYIRQINNISAMLVLARAVSGPREYTLDLEMVSVNPLLTYQGNYQTSSALRLSIYVGPYTF; this comes from the exons ATGCAGGGTGTTTGTGTGTCAatcttgtgtgtgtgcatatgtgtgtctgtgctccTCCGCAGTGCGATTTCACAGTCACATAGAGAAACTGACACCTACACG GAATGCACAGATGGGTATCATTGGGACCCTCATACTGAGCACTGCAAAG ACATAAATGAGTGTGAGACCATTCCAGATGCCTGCAAAGGGGACATGAAGTGCTTCAACCACTATGGGGGCTACCTGTGCCTTCCTCGCTCTGCGTCAGTCATCCCTGCTCCAGAGCCCCCCATCTCGCCAACAGAGGCCTTTAACCCCTGCCCTCCAGGCTACGAGCCACTTGGAGACAGCTGTGTGG atgtcgATGAGTGCGAGCGAGACGAACATGACTGCCAGCCGAGCCAGCAGTGCATCAACGCACTGGGTGCCTTCACCTGTCAGTGCCCCGATGGATACCGCAAGGTTGGCACAGAGTGCATCG ACATTGATGAGTGCAGGTACAGGTACTGCCAGCATCGCTGTGTCAATGTTCCCGGTTCCTTCTCTTGTCAGTGTGAACCCGGTTTCCAGCTGGCAGGAAACAACCGATCTTGCATTG ATGTGAATGAATGTGACATGGGTGCCCCCTGCTCTCAGAGGTGTTACAACACATACGGCACTTTTCTTTGTCGATGTGATCAGGGCTACGAGCTCGGGTCTGATGGCTTTGCTTGTAATG ATATTGATGAGTGCAGCTACTCAAGTTACCTGTGCCCGTACCAGTGTGTCAATGAACCTGGGAAGTTCTCCTGCGTGTGCCCAGAAGGATACCAGCTGCATGGCACCAGAATGTGCCAGG ACATAAACGAATGTGAAACAGGTGAACATCAGTGCACTGAGGCGCAGACGTGTGTGAATATCCACGGACGGTACCAGTGTGTGGACAACAACCGCTGCCAAGACCCATACGTGCAAGTGTCTGACAA CCGCTGTGTGTGCCCTGTCAACAAACCTGCCTGTCGAGAGCTGCCTTTCTCTGTGGTCCACCGCTACATGAGCATCACCTCAGAGCGCTCCGTCCCATCCGACATCTTCCAGATTCAGGCCACCAGTGTCTCTGCGGGGGCTTACAACACCTTTCGCATCCGCACCGGCGACGAAAACGGAGACTTTTACATCAGG CAAATCAATAACATCAGTGCCATGCTGGTGCTGGCCCGCGCCGTGTCGGGGCCCAGAGAGTACACGTTGGACCTGGAGATGGTTTCTGTTAACCCTCTGCTCACCTACCAGGGCAACTACCAGACCAGCTCCGCCCTCAGACTCTCCATCTACGTCGGGCCTTATACCTTTTAA